The following proteins are co-located in the Polystyrenella longa genome:
- the dnaX gene encoding DNA polymerase III subunit gamma/tau — MTETTGNYTVLARRFRPQAFDEVIGQEHVAQALKNAIKAGRVAHAYLFTGARGVGKTSTARILAKTLNCPNSHEGNPCNKCEICLGISEGRDVDILEIDGASNRGIDDIRMLRANVNVKSMRTKYKIYIIDEVHMLTKEAFNALLKTLEEPPPGVKFIFCTTEPQKLPDTILSRCQRFDFSTIETDNISHRLKQIAKAEGFEVSDDAVSLVARRAAGSMRDSQSLFDQLLAFGGEHITAADVHRLLGTADDERLTTLADALIKRERREVLELLDSALSAGVQLSEFVDQLLNYMRDLMVLASHADAVSLLSVSSSYRSLLQKQAQQWGLRTVVAGLEILAETKSRMFRASHARSLVELALVRMTMLQDLQQMETIINLLQGGKVAPVTLGTGGASPSTEKKNDTADVVPANIAPPDTVPVEEALVEVLPTEEALAEAVSAEAVPNVVEAPPISEEEVRQESVSVPETPPVVEDQVPEIVQLEEQQLTAVQNVEEGPELSVVSQEEATETAVTREIETSAPFVADNLEPSQSSEPAPAAEPETVLEVTPGSEPDIFSQLVSAPEVKGLPQLKSLSGLAISGPNRLDLIYPAKYDFLRQSLSRQDSVVLIQETLSRITGQDIRIDFQPSQDTETSGDETAISKAPRPKAPALRPVAVDLSNIEDEFVKAAVQIFGSTSINVQKMLSDS; from the coding sequence TGACTGAAACTACCGGTAACTATACCGTTCTGGCGCGCCGCTTCCGTCCACAGGCATTTGACGAAGTCATCGGACAGGAACACGTCGCCCAGGCGCTGAAGAATGCGATCAAAGCGGGGCGTGTGGCGCATGCCTACCTCTTTACAGGAGCACGAGGAGTCGGAAAGACTTCGACAGCTCGAATTCTGGCAAAGACACTCAACTGTCCCAATTCGCACGAAGGCAATCCGTGTAATAAATGCGAAATTTGCCTGGGTATCTCGGAAGGGCGGGATGTCGACATTCTGGAAATCGACGGTGCCTCCAACCGCGGGATCGATGATATCCGGATGCTCCGCGCGAATGTGAACGTGAAGTCGATGCGGACGAAATACAAGATTTACATCATCGACGAAGTTCACATGCTGACCAAGGAAGCATTTAATGCGCTGCTCAAAACGCTGGAAGAACCACCCCCCGGTGTAAAGTTCATCTTTTGTACGACAGAACCTCAAAAGCTGCCTGATACGATTCTCTCCCGGTGCCAGCGATTTGATTTCAGTACTATTGAGACAGACAATATCAGCCATCGCTTAAAGCAAATCGCGAAGGCGGAAGGTTTTGAAGTCTCGGATGATGCCGTGTCTCTCGTCGCTCGTCGGGCGGCAGGGTCGATGCGGGACAGTCAGTCATTGTTCGATCAACTGCTTGCCTTCGGTGGCGAGCATATCACTGCTGCCGATGTGCATCGTCTATTGGGAACGGCGGATGACGAACGACTCACGACTCTGGCGGACGCCCTTATTAAACGGGAACGCCGCGAGGTTCTGGAACTGCTCGACTCGGCTTTGTCAGCCGGAGTGCAGTTGTCCGAGTTCGTCGACCAGTTGCTCAACTACATGCGTGACCTGATGGTGCTCGCGTCTCATGCGGATGCCGTCTCACTGTTGAGTGTGTCGAGTTCCTATCGCTCGCTGTTACAGAAACAAGCCCAACAGTGGGGACTGCGGACGGTGGTGGCCGGATTGGAAATTCTGGCGGAAACCAAAAGCCGAATGTTCCGCGCATCACATGCACGCTCGTTGGTGGAGTTGGCTCTCGTTCGCATGACGATGCTCCAGGATCTCCAGCAGATGGAGACGATTATCAACCTGCTGCAAGGAGGCAAAGTTGCCCCAGTGACTCTCGGAACAGGGGGGGCTTCGCCCTCAACAGAAAAAAAAAATGACACAGCAGACGTAGTACCCGCCAACATCGCTCCGCCAGACACAGTTCCAGTAGAAGAGGCTTTAGTAGAGGTGCTTCCCACTGAAGAGGCTCTAGCTGAAGCCGTTTCAGCAGAAGCAGTTCCGAACGTGGTCGAAGCGCCCCCAATCTCTGAAGAGGAAGTTCGTCAGGAGTCGGTGTCAGTCCCGGAGACCCCACCTGTCGTTGAAGATCAGGTGCCAGAAATTGTTCAACTAGAAGAACAGCAGTTAACCGCAGTGCAGAACGTGGAAGAGGGGCCTGAATTGTCGGTGGTTTCTCAAGAGGAAGCGACCGAGACAGCCGTTACCAGAGAAATTGAAACCTCGGCTCCGTTTGTCGCTGACAACCTGGAGCCAAGTCAGAGCAGCGAGCCCGCTCCTGCCGCAGAGCCGGAAACGGTTTTGGAAGTTACCCCCGGTAGTGAACCGGATATTTTCTCTCAACTCGTTTCAGCCCCGGAAGTTAAGGGTTTGCCTCAGTTGAAATCCTTAAGTGGCTTAGCAATTTCCGGGCCAAATCGACTGGATTTAATCTATCCTGCGAAGTATGATTTTCTACGTCAGTCGCTTTCGCGTCAGGACTCAGTCGTTCTGATTCAGGAAACGCTTTCGAGAATTACGGGGCAGGATATTCGTATCGATTTTCAGCCCTCGCAGGACACGGAAACAAGTGGGGACGAGACTGCGATCTCTAAAGCCCCCAGGCCCAAAGCACCCGCTTTACGGCCTGTTGCCGTCGACCTGAGTAATATCGAGGACGAATTCGTTAAGGCGGCGGTTCAGATATTTGGCAGCACTTCTATTAACGTACAGAAGATGCTGTCAGATTCCTGA
- a CDS encoding YbaB/EbfC family nucleoid-associated protein, whose product MFKGLGNMAGMVKQVQEMQGRMKEMQENLSKMRVTATAGGDLVKAEVTGEMKLTLIEIDPSLIESGDKEMIEDLVVAATNLAVEKMKATHQEEMSKVTGGMDMPGMGDALSQFGLK is encoded by the coding sequence ATGTTCAAAGGTCTAGGAAATATGGCCGGGATGGTCAAACAGGTCCAGGAGATGCAGGGCCGTATGAAGGAGATGCAGGAAAACCTCTCCAAAATGCGTGTGACTGCTACGGCAGGTGGCGACTTGGTGAAAGCCGAAGTCACTGGCGAAATGAAATTAACGTTGATCGAAATTGACCCCTCGCTGATAGAGTCGGGTGATAAAGAAATGATCGAAGACCTGGTGGTCGCCGCGACGAACCTGGCGGTGGAAAAAATGAAAGCAACTCATCAGGAAGAGATGTCAAAAGTCACAGGTGGCATGGATATGCCCGGAATGGGGGATGCACTTTCTCAGTTTGGATTGAAATAA
- the recR gene encoding recombination mediator RecR encodes MAKNVHQIAHPYGPAVSRLIEQFASLPGIGRKSAERLAYHMISCSKREALELANAIQQVKEQISPCQQCFNLTDRDICEICRDTRRMQDLVCVVEQPKDVLALEGATIFNGTYHVLQGRISPLEGIGPENLTINALVKRVRQQGIKEIVMATNPTVEGDGTALFISNLLEPENVKVTRLARGIASGSVLEFANKEMLADALRGRRDFSF; translated from the coding sequence GTGGCGAAAAATGTACATCAAATTGCGCATCCTTACGGACCTGCGGTCAGCCGGTTGATTGAACAATTTGCTTCTCTCCCGGGAATCGGTAGGAAGTCGGCGGAACGCTTGGCGTATCACATGATCTCTTGCTCGAAACGCGAAGCGCTGGAACTTGCGAATGCGATTCAACAGGTCAAAGAACAGATAAGTCCATGTCAGCAATGCTTTAATCTGACGGACCGCGATATCTGTGAGATCTGTCGGGATACCCGTCGAATGCAGGATCTCGTTTGTGTGGTAGAGCAACCCAAAGATGTATTAGCGCTGGAAGGGGCGACGATCTTCAACGGGACCTATCATGTTCTGCAGGGACGAATTTCTCCGCTGGAAGGAATCGGTCCGGAAAATCTCACCATCAATGCACTGGTTAAACGGGTTCGTCAGCAGGGGATTAAAGAGATTGTCATGGCAACCAACCCTACTGTTGAGGGGGATGGAACGGCCCTGTTCATCTCGAATCTGTTGGAACCCGAAAACGTAAAAGTGACCCGATTGGCGCGTGGCATTGCCTCAGGGTCTGTTTTAGAATTTGCCAACAAAGAAATGCTGGCGGACGCTTTACGCGGACGACGGGATTTCTCTTTTTAA
- the rpoN gene encoding RNA polymerase factor sigma-54, producing the protein MHLSHSQQMKMDQQMKLAPRMIQSMEILQLPLMALQERIEQELEENVVLEQLQDDPENRSETEVEVEREKAQDSEHDTELLSERELLVDNDHNNEADFERLMEMSQEWSEDNSPSGSRVSSNRMDDISDRQHDAIANLTEQADTLQEYLLEQFSFFECDDELREFGEYLIQNLDKNGRLQSSLAEISQVYGRIIDIERAEEALQLIQKLDPPGVGARNVKECLLLQLTDETPFRDVLVTLITEHFEDMGKNRLPVITRKTGYSIELIKAAEEELRKLNPFPGRGYEEVSVQRVTADLKVEQDDDGKWTVELIDEYIPELRISPRYIRMMQNNPDAETKAFIKKKVESATWLIESIEQRYGTIKAVAQAIIDHQSDFLENGPQSIVPLKMQQIADVVGRHVTTVSRAVDDKWIQTPRGLYPLKRFFGGGTTTADGEEVAWENIRRKLKEVIDGEDKQSPLSDDALVDALAKEGLTLARRTVTKYRKKMGIPSSRERREY; encoded by the coding sequence ATGCATCTGAGCCATTCACAACAGATGAAGATGGACCAGCAAATGAAGCTGGCCCCTCGCATGATCCAGTCAATGGAGATACTGCAGTTGCCCTTAATGGCGCTACAGGAACGGATTGAGCAGGAACTGGAAGAGAACGTCGTCCTCGAACAGCTGCAGGACGATCCGGAAAATCGCTCCGAAACCGAAGTCGAAGTTGAACGCGAAAAAGCACAAGACTCGGAGCATGACACCGAGCTACTTTCCGAGCGGGAACTCCTGGTCGATAACGATCATAATAACGAAGCCGATTTCGAACGGCTCATGGAGATGTCTCAGGAATGGTCGGAAGATAACAGTCCCTCCGGTTCACGAGTTTCGTCCAACCGTATGGACGACATATCCGATCGGCAACACGATGCCATTGCCAACCTGACTGAACAGGCCGACACATTACAAGAATACCTGCTGGAGCAATTCTCCTTTTTTGAATGTGATGATGAACTGCGAGAGTTCGGTGAATACCTGATTCAGAACCTGGACAAGAACGGTCGCCTGCAAAGTTCCCTGGCGGAGATTTCCCAGGTCTACGGTCGGATCATCGACATTGAACGCGCGGAAGAGGCCCTGCAACTGATCCAGAAACTCGACCCACCTGGTGTGGGAGCGAGAAATGTGAAAGAGTGCCTGCTATTACAACTCACTGATGAAACCCCATTTCGTGATGTGCTGGTGACCTTGATTACCGAACACTTCGAGGACATGGGCAAGAACCGCTTGCCGGTGATTACTCGCAAGACAGGTTACTCGATTGAGCTGATCAAAGCGGCGGAAGAAGAATTACGCAAACTGAATCCCTTTCCCGGTCGGGGTTACGAAGAAGTCTCGGTTCAACGTGTCACTGCAGACCTTAAGGTCGAGCAAGACGACGACGGTAAGTGGACTGTTGAGCTGATCGATGAGTACATCCCGGAACTCCGGATCAGCCCTCGCTACATTCGGATGATGCAGAACAATCCTGATGCTGAAACGAAAGCGTTCATCAAGAAAAAAGTAGAATCAGCAACGTGGTTAATTGAGTCCATCGAGCAACGGTATGGAACGATCAAAGCCGTGGCTCAGGCGATCATCGATCACCAGTCTGATTTTCTGGAGAATGGTCCCCAGAGCATCGTTCCTCTCAAGATGCAGCAGATTGCGGATGTCGTCGGACGGCATGTGACAACCGTGTCCCGCGCTGTGGATGACAAATGGATCCAGACCCCACGTGGCTTGTATCCGCTGAAGCGTTTCTTCGGTGGCGGGACCACCACGGCCGATGGAGAAGAAGTCGCCTGGGAGAACATTCGTCGCAAGCTGAAAGAAGTAATCGACGGTGAAGACAAACAAAGCCCACTCAGCGACGACGCCCTGGTCGATGCCCTCGCCAAAGAAGGATTGACCCTCGCCCGCCGTACCGTCACGAAGTACCGCAAAAAAATGGGCATTCCATCGTCACGGGAACGCCGCGAGTATTAA
- a CDS encoding sialidase family protein has product MPSRLRLTLLLGMPLLLIASTSMVTQLAAEEPSSHAKEPQVLFEYETLNGEEYGYRIPSLVKTNSGALLAVAERRLGLHDHSENDLVMRRSTDNGKTWSSIELIAEAGSDSLNDPCMIVLDSGRILLRYIHFPHGVHARKTDHTVRALAGYDGPKNVRLFLMHSDDEGQSWSEPRDVTRAFRREGAISLGSPGVGIQLTTGEHAGRILFPNYEVFPVGDADRYTRNSASYSDDDGETWHLSEPIAEPTEQGQGNEAQVVELATGELLLSSRDQDGGIYRKLSRSTDGGETWSTHTFLTEFVTPHCMASLIRYQHDGEDLLLHCGPNSRRWRLHGTVFYSRDGGEHWLTAREIEPEYLGYNVLCQLANGRIGCLYETEDCLKIVFTDFSLDDLFIK; this is encoded by the coding sequence ATGCCTTCTCGCCTGCGACTGACTCTTCTCTTGGGAATGCCACTTCTGCTGATCGCTTCGACGAGCATGGTCACTCAACTTGCAGCAGAAGAGCCTTCCAGTCATGCTAAAGAACCTCAGGTATTGTTTGAGTACGAAACCCTCAATGGCGAAGAGTATGGTTACCGGATCCCCTCACTGGTAAAAACGAATTCCGGCGCACTGCTCGCCGTTGCGGAACGTCGACTCGGATTGCACGATCACAGTGAGAACGATCTTGTCATGCGACGCAGCACGGACAATGGAAAAACATGGTCGTCCATCGAACTAATCGCAGAAGCGGGGAGCGACTCACTCAACGACCCCTGCATGATCGTCCTTGATTCAGGACGTATCCTGCTGCGTTACATTCACTTTCCTCATGGGGTACACGCCCGTAAAACAGATCACACGGTCCGTGCGCTCGCCGGTTACGATGGCCCGAAAAATGTGCGTCTCTTCCTGATGCATTCCGATGATGAAGGCCAGAGTTGGTCCGAACCGCGAGACGTGACTCGCGCTTTCCGGCGAGAAGGAGCCATCAGTTTGGGGAGCCCTGGTGTTGGCATTCAATTGACCACGGGCGAACATGCCGGACGAATCCTGTTTCCCAACTATGAGGTTTTTCCCGTCGGCGATGCTGACCGTTACACGAGAAACTCCGCTTCCTATAGCGATGATGATGGAGAGACCTGGCATCTGTCCGAGCCTATTGCCGAACCCACTGAGCAAGGCCAGGGGAATGAAGCTCAGGTGGTCGAACTGGCAACGGGCGAACTACTTCTTTCCTCTCGTGATCAGGATGGCGGTATTTACCGAAAACTATCCCGGAGTACCGACGGAGGCGAGACCTGGTCCACCCATACTTTCCTGACTGAATTCGTCACGCCGCATTGTATGGCAAGCTTGATCCGGTATCAGCACGATGGTGAAGACCTTCTGCTGCACTGCGGCCCCAATTCCCGACGTTGGCGATTGCATGGAACCGTCTTCTACAGCCGCGATGGCGGAGAACACTGGTTAACCGCCCGCGAGATCGAACCGGAGTACCTCGGTTACAACGTCCTCTGCCAACTTGCCAACGGTCGCATCGGCTGTCTTTACGAAACAGAGGATTGCCTGAAAATTGTCTTCACCGATTTCAGTCTGGATGATCTGTTTATTAAATAG